The DNA region TGGTTCCCGGCTTTCGGCGGCACTCTGAATCATTTCAGGGAAGCGGATCATACTTTTAATCAGCGTGATCTCACTGTCGTGGCTGAGTAGATCAAGTGTGGGCTCATTATTAAAGCTGTACTGCTCTTCCACTTTTCGTAGGATGCTGTGAATTCGGGCATGGGCATACTGTAGGTAGAACACAGGATTTTTTTCACCGGCCTCTTTAGCCTGAGCAATGTCAAACTCCAGGTGGGTATTTGGCGAACGCATGAGAAAGAAGAAACGGGTGACATCCGAGCCAACCTCATCCATGAGATCGTCCAGGGTAACAAAGTTGGCTTTACGGGTACTCATTTTAAATGGTTTGCCATCTTTGACAATAGTCACAAATTGGTACACCACCACATCTACCTTGGAGGTGTCGTAGCCCAGTGCTTCAATGCCAGAAAGCACATCCGGGTAGGTATCGATATGGTCGGCGCCGAAGATATCTATGCACAAGTCGTAACCCCGGTCGAGCTTATTGGCGTGATAGGCAATATCGGGCAGGCGGTAAGTGGGTTCGCCGCTGCTTTTGATAAGTACTGTATCTTTATCCTTGCCGAATTCGGTGGTCTTAAACCAGGTCGCCCCGTCTTTATCATAGGCCAGGTCCTTTTTACGGAAGGCCTCTACAGTCTCCTCGATTGACCCGTCTTCATAGAGGTCATGCTCATTAAAAAAGGAATCCATCTTGATATTCATACGAAGAAGGGTCTGCTGGATTTCCTCAAAAATCAGACTTTCCGCTTTTTCTTTAAAAGGAGTAACGTCTTCAGTGTCCACCAGACCATCCCCATGTTCTTCTACCAGCTCTTTGGCAATATCTTTAATGTACTCCCCTTCGTAACCTCCCTCCGGAAATTCGGTCTCTTTGTCTAAAGCCTGAAGGTACCGGGCCTTGACGCTCTCCCCAAGTACTCTCATCTGACGTCCGGCATTATTAAAATAGTACTCGCGATCAACCTCGGCCCCGGTCCATTCCAGCAGACGGGCTACGGTGTCGCCAAGCACGGCGTTACGACCGTGACCTACGGTCAGGGGACCGGTGGGATTGGCACTTACAAACTCAAGCAGTACCCGTTTTCCCTCTTGGGTTTCCGACTTACCAAACGAGCTGCTTTGCTCCAGAATCGTTTCCAGCTCGTCATACAAGTAGTTTTCAGCAAAGCGGAAGTTGATAAACCCGGGACCGGCAATCTCAACCGAGCTAATGCGATTGGAGTCATAGTCAAGAGCCTCTACAATCTGTTCAGCAATTTTGCGCGGATTGTTCTTCAAGGGACGCGCCAGCATCATCGCAACGTTACAGGCCGCATCGCCATGGTCAGGCTGGTTGGGTTTCTCAATTTGAATTTCGGGCACATCTCCATCGGCAAGATCAAACTGTTCTACAGACTTGCTGATGATTGACTGTAAATATTCTTTCATTAAAAATGCTAACTGGGATTAATATTTTGCCTGAATATAAGGAGGAGAATTAGGAATTAAGAATTAGGAATTAAGAATCATGATATTTTAGAGTCTTTACTATTGATCCTAAAATCTTCATAATTACGTGACAATCAATTAGTAATGCTTTTACTTGTGATTCATTCACGACTCCCGAATCTTTCAACAAGCGTAACCAGTAATAGGATTCTCTTGCTTCTTTATAAGCAATTGAAAGTTTTGATTTAAAATCCTTTCTGGACTGGGCACCTATTGCTTCCTCTGCATTTGCTCCAATCGAAGTCCCACTTTTCAAAAGTTGTTTCGAAAGAATGTATTCCTTTTCAACTTTAACCAAATGCAGATATAACTCAATTATTTTTAAAGCATAAGAGTACGTTTTAGTAAGCAGAACATTGTTTTCCTTCATACCTATACTCCAATTCCTAATTCTTAATTTTTAATTCCTAATTTCGACTTGCAGATATTGACGGTGATTTATAGTTATTTGTAAAGATCTTACGTCTGAACTCGGGTTTTCGTCCAAAATTCAGTAGGAGTCCGATTTCAGCATTTGTAGCCCGCAGATAATTGATAAGCTGTAACTCATGCTCCAGGTTTATCTGTTCCGATGCCTTCAGTTCCACGATGATAGAATTTGCGACAAAGATATCCGCAAAATAGTCACCTACCACAACACCTCTATAGTTGACCTGAATGGGATATTGTGAAACACAAGAAAGGCCCTTCTTTTGAAGTTCTATCATCAAGGCTTTTTCATAAACCTTTTCCAAAAAACCATAACCCAGTTTATTGTAAACATTATAAAATGACTTTATAACCAATCCGGTTGTTTCACTGTGTAACATAGTATTTCTCTCTTATTTTTAATCTGTGTTTATTCGTTAAATCCGTGTCTTCCGTGTTCTATTATCACTGTTCCATCACATAAGCGCCTTCTCCTTGAAACTGGTATACCCGTCACCGGCAATAATCAGATGGTCATCTACCGGGATGCCCAGTAACTTTCCGGCATCAACCAGTCGCTTAGTAAGCTGAATATCGGCTTTGGATGCTGCAGTCTGACCGCTGGGGTGATTGTGCAGGAGCAACACACTATAGGCTTCATTCATTACGGCTTGCTTTATGACCTCAGCCGGATCCACAATGGTGGAGGTAGAGCCACCGAAACTAATCTTCTTGAAGCCCGTCACCACTTTGGCATTATTCAGGAAAGCCACTATAAACACCTCCTTGGTGAGATCACGTAGTTTGGGTCCGAAATAGGCTACGGCATCTTCCGGACAGGTAATCTGAATCCGTTCCCCTAAACCGGCAACCTGAATCCGCCGGGACAGTTCAAAGACGGCTTCCAGGGTTAAAGCTTTTACTTTTGCAATACCGGGTACGATTTTCAGTTCCTGCCAGTTTCTGCGGGCTAGATTTCGAAGTCCGCCAAAATGATCCAGCATAGCCTGCGAGGTTTGAATGACATTCATCTCCGGACTCCCGGTTCGCAACAGTATGGCCAGCAGCTCGGCGTCGGAGAGGCTTTCCCCACCATAGTTCATAAGCTTCTCTCGCGGCTGCTGGTCGGGACTCATCTCTTTAACGGTTCTTTTCAGATAGTCGTGGGCTTCAAAGGTCTCTTGTTCCGGGTCAGACATGGTAGTTCCTCTCTGGATTGATTGGCTGTTCTAGTATGACCTTTATGAAGCCGAATCCTTACAAAAAATTTTATGGAATACAGATTGCTTGGGTGATGATGTTTATCCGATTTAACATACTTACTTTTATGCTTGCGAAAATCTGTATGATCAGTGTATTACGGGTTCCATTTTGCAACGCTCTTTTTAACAATATTTAAACCATAAGGATCTACTTTTTATAAATATTGGGCCTCGGATTTTTACGAAACAATTACACAGACTTTCGTAAAGGAATAAGAAGAAATTTTTAACTGCTGCAGACTTACAACCTACACCATGAAACTTGATACCGTTAGCAAGCTCATCTTTTCGGTATTGTTGCTATTTAATTATTCCCCTCAAGTGTCTCATGCTCAAACCGGTAATCAGGGCGCCAATCCTGCTCAAGTTGAAGCAAAATTTATTCAGAAAGATTTCAAGATTAGCGCTGATCTTGAGAATCCGGCATGGCAACAGGCGTCTTCGGTATACATAACGCATCAGATTGAACCCAATGATGAAGCACCAGCAAAAGTGCAGACTGAAGTAAAGGTTTTGTATAGCAAGGATAACCTCTATATCGGCTTCATTTGTGACGATCCAGATCCGGAAGCCATAAGAGCCAATATTTCTGATAGGGATAACGGGTTTCAGGATGATTTTGTGGGTGTTTTTATTGATCCATTTAACAACAACCAGCAGGCATACGAATTGTTTGTGAATCCCCTGGGCATACAAATGGATGGAATGAGATCGGGTAACAATGAGGATATGAATTTTGATCTCCTTTGGTATTCCGATGGCCAAGTAACAGATTCGGGATACCGCACGGTTATGAAAATACCCTTCAAAAGTCTGAATTTTCCACAGCAGGATATACATAATTGGTCTATCCAGTTCCTTCGAAATTATCCGAGGAACATTCGATACCAGTTTGCATGGACGGATGTGGAATTGAGTAATCCCTGTTTGATTTGCCAGAACGGAGTCATGACCGGCATAAAAGGGGTGAAAAACAGCAGAACAGTAGAGTTGCTGCCTTATGCCATGAGTTTCCAGGAGAGCACCATTCGTGATGCCTCAGATCCACAATCGGGGCTGGATCACGGTCCCTTAGACGGACGTATCGGAGGTAGCGTGTTCTACGCACCTACATCCATGACCTCGCTCAATGCCGTTTTCAATCCAGATTTTAGCCAGGTGGAAACCGACGCGGCGCAGATCAGTGCCAATGAGACCTTTGCACTCTTTTTCCCTGAAAAGCGTCCGTTCTTCTTAAAAGAGGCCGAGTTGTTTAGTACCGAGGAAAATCTATTTTACTCCCGTACCATCAATCGTCCCCTTGCTGCCGGTAAATTTACCAGGCAGACCGGCAATTACACTATTGCATTTCTTTCAGCTTATGACCGGAACGCTCCATTCATAGTACCGGGACGGTACCGCAGCTCATTCATCCGTTCCGAGGTAGATGCCTATAACAATATTCTGAGGGGAAAATACAATTTCGGGTCGGAATCCTTTATTGGTGGTCTGATTACCACACGGAATCAAGATTCGGGCTCCAACTACACGGGGAGCATTGACTGGAATCTGTTGCTTAGGGATAACTACTATTTCAGCGGGCAATTGGCCTATACCGCGACTCGCGAACTGGATGATACCGGAATTTTTGATTCACAGCGAACCTTCGGTCGCGGTTCATATGATGCTGCTTTCAACGGGGAGCAGTACGGAGGATCTTTGGTGAGTGCTGCTTTTTATCGGGAAGCCAAGTATTACGATTTTTCTTTCGAGTACAAGTCCTATTCCCCCACTTTTCAAACTCAAACAGGCTTCATCAACCAGACCGATCGCCGCCAGTATGAAGCCTCTCAAAGCATCAGTTATTATCCGAATACTACTTTTCTTTCCCGTGGCACATTCAGTGTAAGTGGTACCTGGCGATATGATTTTGGAGGACAGTTTCAGGAGCGGTACATATTTACCCGACTCAGTAATAATTTGGGCGGACAAACCAATCTGTCGCTCAGCTTTCTGCCGGTAAATGACGAGCGTTTTCGAGGTGAATTTTTTACGGGCATGAACCGGGTTATGGTGGATGTTAGCACTGACCCGTTAAATGCTTTATCTCTTAGCGGACATATCGATTTTGGCAAATATGTAAACCGGAGGGATAATCCGACCCTGGGAGAAGGCTACAACATATCTGGCAACGC from Halalkalibaculum roseum includes:
- the argS gene encoding arginine--tRNA ligase, with product MKEYLQSIISKSVEQFDLADGDVPEIQIEKPNQPDHGDAACNVAMMLARPLKNNPRKIAEQIVEALDYDSNRISSVEIAGPGFINFRFAENYLYDELETILEQSSSFGKSETQEGKRVLLEFVSANPTGPLTVGHGRNAVLGDTVARLLEWTGAEVDREYYFNNAGRQMRVLGESVKARYLQALDKETEFPEGGYEGEYIKDIAKELVEEHGDGLVDTEDVTPFKEKAESLIFEEIQQTLLRMNIKMDSFFNEHDLYEDGSIEETVEAFRKKDLAYDKDGATWFKTTEFGKDKDTVLIKSSGEPTYRLPDIAYHANKLDRGYDLCIDIFGADHIDTYPDVLSGIEALGYDTSKVDVVVYQFVTIVKDGKPFKMSTRKANFVTLDDLMDEVGSDVTRFFFLMRSPNTHLEFDIAQAKEAGEKNPVFYLQYAHARIHSILRKVEEQYSFNNEPTLDLLSHDSEITLIKSMIRFPEMIQSAAESREPHRLINYLDDLASHFTSFYHDCRILGEEEKLVQARAALARAVAQVLANGLGILGISAPEQM
- a CDS encoding four helix bundle protein, yielding MKENNVLLTKTYSYALKIIELYLHLVKVEKEYILSKQLLKSGTSIGANAEEAIGAQSRKDFKSKLSIAYKEARESYYWLRLLKDSGVVNESQVKALLIDCHVIMKILGSIVKTLKYHDS
- a CDS encoding GxxExxY protein, with product MLHSETTGLVIKSFYNVYNKLGYGFLEKVYEKALMIELQKKGLSCVSQYPIQVNYRGVVVGDYFADIFVANSIIVELKASEQINLEHELQLINYLRATNAEIGLLLNFGRKPEFRRKIFTNNYKSPSISASRN
- the radC gene encoding RadC family protein, with the translated sequence MSDPEQETFEAHDYLKRTVKEMSPDQQPREKLMNYGGESLSDAELLAILLRTGSPEMNVIQTSQAMLDHFGGLRNLARRNWQELKIVPGIAKVKALTLEAVFELSRRIQVAGLGERIQITCPEDAVAYFGPKLRDLTKEVFIVAFLNNAKVVTGFKKISFGGSTSTIVDPAEVIKQAVMNEAYSVLLLHNHPSGQTAASKADIQLTKRLVDAGKLLGIPVDDHLIIAGDGYTSFKEKALM
- a CDS encoding carbohydrate binding family 9 domain-containing protein, yielding MKLDTVSKLIFSVLLLFNYSPQVSHAQTGNQGANPAQVEAKFIQKDFKISADLENPAWQQASSVYITHQIEPNDEAPAKVQTEVKVLYSKDNLYIGFICDDPDPEAIRANISDRDNGFQDDFVGVFIDPFNNNQQAYELFVNPLGIQMDGMRSGNNEDMNFDLLWYSDGQVTDSGYRTVMKIPFKSLNFPQQDIHNWSIQFLRNYPRNIRYQFAWTDVELSNPCLICQNGVMTGIKGVKNSRTVELLPYAMSFQESTIRDASDPQSGLDHGPLDGRIGGSVFYAPTSMTSLNAVFNPDFSQVETDAAQISANETFALFFPEKRPFFLKEAELFSTEENLFYSRTINRPLAAGKFTRQTGNYTIAFLSAYDRNAPFIVPGRYRSSFIRSEVDAYNNILRGKYNFGSESFIGGLITTRNQDSGSNYTGSIDWNLLLRDNYYFSGQLAYTATRELDDTGIFDSQRTFGRGSYDAAFNGEQYGGSLVSAAFYREAKYYDFSFEYKSYSPTFQTQTGFINQTDRRQYEASQSISYYPNTTFLSRGTFSVSGTWRYDFGGQFQERYIFTRLSNNLGGQTNLSLSFLPVNDERFRGEFFTGMNRVMVDVSTDPLNALSLSGHIDFGKYVNRRDNPTLGEGYNISGNATIKPTPRLEMDFSYNYSTLSSVDGSENYFSGDIYRFNGNYNFSKNLFTRLIVQYDSFGEQLQIYPLLYYKANPFTKFYIGMTDYLNYYDQQGINGYRGFKQTDRQFFVKFQYLIRS